In Bombus affinis isolate iyBomAffi1 chromosome 11, iyBomAffi1.2, whole genome shotgun sequence, one genomic interval encodes:
- the LOC126922202 gene encoding uncharacterized protein LOC126922202, with protein MYIGLVHVTLIASAISAVQGKYRFFQARNFTNAEAIVSCTSLTAKRLFNPERRIDVLYVVPATYLEDAISKVCVENAPTLVVDRATLVKNERIQGYIVIEHGKFINSRRIFLYGKKNLRTLQYLFVTRNVREEVHLFAKDLLNAGYRDVAFLMFDDTATGTIIRASATEDEITSRSVGSCTSVTNDVDRIPAFAVDSRRFCPLGGCTMKYAIVTDATVSFWRREDTLKLKRNETLQAVGALLIEDFGKYYNLTVDSSTEVNISWPDVFEKLMNRDIDMIAGPKPEDLQILDNVEVICWYMFRDMVLASLVRIRTIENDILKLVMPFHYFVWISVFLVFIVYILLLIVLKKLSSMGLIKEQVKFAHVWAISLSQSITLPRNLGLRLVLLLWMIFSLYLSITYNSTFTSSLAQVDTEDLLQNLEQVRDSGQPLSGPGVVRSYFNNSDDQFIIDLYKR; from the exons ATGTATATCGGTCTAGTGCATGTCACGTTGATAGCAAGTGCTATCTCAGCTGTGCAGGGCAAATATCGGTTCTTTCAGGCGAGAAATTTCACTAACGCTGAAGCCATCGTTTCCTGCACGAGCCTGACGGCGAAGCGTTTGTTCAATCCCGAGAGACGAATCGATGTGCTGTACGTCGTGCCTGCCACCTATCTCGAGGACGCGATCTCGAAAGTCTGCGTAGAAAACGCGCCAACTCTGGTCGTCGATCGTGCCACGTTAGTTAAAAATGAACGCATACAAGGTTACATCGTGATCGAACAcggtaaatttattaattcgcGTAGAATATTTCTATATGGAAAAAAGAATCTACGCACTCTACAATATCTGTTCGTTACGAGGAACGTGAGGGAAGAGGTGCATTTATTCGCGAAAGATTTGTTGAACGCCGGCTATCGGGACGTGGCATTTCTGATGTTCGATGACACGGCCACAGGTACGATTATTCGTGCAAGCGCAACGGAAGACGAGATTACATCGAGATCCGTAGGATCCTGTACGTCGGTCACGAACGATGTGGATCGGATTCCGGCATTCGCTGTGGATTCTCGTCGATTTTGCCCGCTCGGTGGCTGCACTATGAAATACGCGATCGTCACGGATGCGACAGTGAGCTTCTGGCGCAGAGAGGACACGCTCAAACTGAAAC GTAACGAAACACTGCAAGCAGTAGGCGCTCTCCTCATCGAAGACTTCGGGAAGTACTACAACCTGACCGTCGACTCCAGCACAGAAGTAAACATATCTTGGCCCGATGTCTTCGAAAAGCTCATGAACCGTGACATAGATATGATAGCAGGGCCGAAACCCGAAGATCTACAAATCTTAGACAACGTCGAAGTCATCTGCTGGTATATGTTCCGTGATATGGTGCTTGCCAGTTTGGTTCGCATTAGAACTATTGAGAACGACATTTTAAAGCTAGTAATGCCGTTTCATTATTTCGTTTGGATCAGCGTGTTCCTTGTATTCATTGTTTACATTCTTCTATTGATCGTGCTGAAAAAATTGTCGAGCATGGGTTTGATCAAAGAACAGGTGAAATTTGCACATGTTTGGGCGATCTCGTTGTCTCAAAGCATCACGTTGCCAAGAAACCTTGGTTTGCGGCTGGTGCTGCTTTTGTGGATGATCTTCTCCCTTTATTTGAGCATCACTTATAACAGCACGTTTACCAGCTCGCTGGCTCAAGTCGACACCGAGGATCTGCTGCAGAATCTCGAGCAAGTACGTGACTCTGGTCAACCACTCAGCGGACCAGGCGTCGTACGCTCCTATTTCAACAATTCCGATGATCAGTTCATCATAGATTTGTATAAAAGGTAA